In Thermoanaerobacterium sp. PSU-2, one genomic interval encodes:
- the mazG gene encoding nucleoside triphosphate pyrophosphohydrolase, whose protein sequence is MGKLTIVGLGPGGFEHMTIETIEKMKNADKLYLRTEKHPVVKYLMDMGLSFETFDKIYETGSTFEEVYDNITREIVEIAEKYDNVVYAVPGNPLVAEKTVEYLLKFLNDSDDIKVEVVPAMSFVDVVVNELKIDPIYGLKIIDGLSLDSIKPDKRCNNLVTQVYNKRVASEVKLKLMDIYGDEFLVTVVKSAGVKGEQRIETMPLYEIDMIDWIDYLTSIFIPPVEGTFKARYDVDDLLDIMAKLRGESGCPWDKEQDHSTLKRYLIEECYEVIDAIENNSDESLLEELGDVLLQVVFHSQIADERKAFNFHDVCDAECKKMIYRHPHVFGVEEIATSADVLKRWDEIKKDEKGYKSHTNELKSVPRSMPALIRGYKVQEKAAKVGFDWDNVDDAMAKVYEELNEFKEVYKGEDENDKVEELGDLIFAVVNVARFLKIDPEIAVHKTIEKFIQRFNYIENAAEKSGHKLEDMTLSEMDSLWNEAKMNKFNKKAQK, encoded by the coding sequence ATGGGCAAATTAACCATAGTAGGGCTTGGACCTGGCGGGTTTGAACACATGACAATTGAAACTATTGAAAAGATGAAGAATGCAGACAAGTTGTATTTAAGGACGGAAAAGCACCCTGTTGTAAAATATTTAATGGATATGGGATTGTCTTTTGAAACTTTCGATAAAATTTATGAAACGGGCTCGACATTTGAGGAAGTTTATGATAATATTACTCGGGAAATAGTAGAAATTGCCGAAAAATACGATAATGTAGTCTATGCTGTTCCAGGCAATCCTTTAGTTGCGGAAAAAACTGTTGAGTATCTGTTAAAGTTTTTAAATGACAGTGACGATATAAAAGTAGAAGTTGTTCCTGCTATGAGCTTTGTCGATGTTGTCGTGAATGAATTAAAAATAGATCCTATTTATGGATTGAAAATCATCGATGGACTGTCTCTTGATAGTATAAAACCTGACAAAAGGTGCAATAATTTAGTAACACAGGTTTACAATAAAAGGGTGGCTTCAGAAGTAAAGCTTAAGCTTATGGACATTTACGGCGACGAATTTCTGGTGACGGTTGTAAAAAGTGCTGGTGTAAAAGGTGAACAGCGAATCGAAACCATGCCTTTGTATGAAATTGACATGATAGATTGGATCGATTACCTTACATCTATATTTATACCGCCTGTCGAAGGCACTTTTAAAGCAAGGTACGATGTAGATGACTTGCTGGACATAATGGCAAAGCTCAGAGGTGAGAGTGGATGTCCTTGGGATAAAGAGCAGGATCACAGCACATTAAAAAGATATTTGATTGAAGAATGCTATGAAGTAATCGATGCAATAGAGAACAATTCAGACGAAAGTTTATTGGAAGAGCTTGGAGACGTTTTGCTGCAGGTGGTTTTTCACTCTCAAATAGCTGATGAGAGAAAGGCATTCAACTTTCATGATGTATGTGATGCCGAGTGTAAAAAGATGATTTACAGGCACCCTCATGTGTTTGGAGTGGAGGAAATAGCTACTTCAGCAGATGTTCTAAAAAGGTGGGATGAGATAAAGAAAGATGAAAAAGGCTATAAATCCCACACAAATGAGTTAAAAAGTGTTCCAAGGTCTATGCCAGCATTGATTAGGGGTTATAAAGTGCAAGAAAAAGCGGCAAAAGTAGGCTTTGACTGGGACAATGTAGACGACGCAATGGCAAAAGTCTATGAAGAATTAAATGAATTTAAGGAGGTGTATAAAGGGGAAGACGAAAATGATAAAGTAGAAGAATTAGGTGATTTGATTTTTGCTGTCGTAAATGTTGCTAGATTTTTGAAAATAGACCCCGAAATTGCTGTTCATAAGACCATTGAAAAATTCATCCAGAGGTTCAATTACATAGAAAATGCAGCAGAGAAATCTGGACATAAATTGGAAGACATGACATTATCTGAGATGGATAGCCTCTGGAATGAGGCAAAAATGAATAAATTTAATAAAAAAGCACAAAAATAA
- a CDS encoding VTT domain-containing protein → MSLLKLGIDVVLHLDKYLGTIIQTYGTATYLLIFLILFFETGIVITPFLPGDSLIFAAGAFAAIGSLNVFTLFIVVASAAILGDTVNYHIGKFIGEKIYEAENLKLIKKEHLLEARNFYDKYGNMTIVLGRFIPIIRTFVPFVAGIGEMNYIHFLTYNALGGIIWAALFSFGGYYFGNLEIVKTHFGFVTIAIIVISLIPALVTFLKKK, encoded by the coding sequence ATGTCATTATTGAAATTGGGAATTGATGTAGTTCTTCATCTCGACAAGTATTTAGGCACCATAATACAAACGTATGGTACCGCCACATATTTACTTATATTTCTCATATTGTTTTTTGAGACAGGCATCGTCATAACGCCATTTTTGCCTGGTGACTCGCTAATATTTGCTGCAGGTGCGTTTGCTGCCATAGGTTCGCTAAATGTATTCACCTTATTTATAGTAGTCGCGTCGGCTGCAATATTAGGTGACACTGTAAACTACCACATAGGAAAATTTATAGGCGAAAAAATATACGAAGCTGAAAACCTAAAATTGATAAAGAAAGAACACCTTTTAGAAGCCAGAAACTTCTATGATAAATACGGCAATATGACAATAGTATTAGGAAGATTTATACCTATCATAAGGACGTTTGTGCCGTTTGTGGCAGGCATAGGTGAGATGAATTATATCCACTTCCTCACCTACAACGCATTAGGCGGTATAATCTGGGCAGCATTGTTCTCGTTTGGCGGCTACTACTTTGGAAACCTCGAGATTGTCAAAACACATTTTGGATTCGTCACAATAGCCATAATCGTGATTTCTTTGATACCTGCTTTAGTGACTTTCTTGAAAAAGAAGTAA
- a CDS encoding RNA-binding S4 domain-containing protein: protein MRLDKFLKVSRLIKRRTVAKEACDKGMVFVNGKVAKAGDILKVGDIVEINFGNRVIKAEVLDIKDHALKDDANKMYRLL, encoded by the coding sequence ATGCGGCTTGATAAGTTTTTGAAAGTGTCCAGGCTTATAAAAAGAAGGACAGTGGCAAAAGAAGCTTGTGACAAGGGAATGGTATTTGTAAATGGAAAAGTGGCAAAAGCAGGCGATATTTTAAAAGTAGGAGATATCGTAGAGATTAATTTTGGAAATAGAGTAATAAAAGCAGAAGTTTTAGATATAAAAGATCATGCCCTTAAAGATGACGCTAATAAAATGTACAGGCTACTATAA
- the hydF gene encoding [FeFe] hydrogenase H-cluster maturation GTPase HydF produces the protein MNTTPNASRLHISIFGRRNAGKSSIINALTNQNIAIVSDVAGTTTDPVQKAMEILPIGPVVITDTAGLDDTGELGELRVKKTYEVLNRTDLALLVIDGMVGPSEFEEEILDKIREKNIPVVGVLNKADLAQFHFNQKADWEKKLKLELVETSANNGYGIEELKRQIIKKAPYDDKELSLVSDLINPGDFVVLVVPIDKAAPKGRLILPQQQVIRDVIESDAIAIVTKEYELKETLENLGKKPALVITDSQVFSKVSADTPRDIPLTSFSILFARYKGDLDELTKGLKVLERLKPGDKVLIAEGCTHHRQSDDIGKVKIPRWIRQIVGGDIQFDFSSGMTFPDNLDQYKLIVHCGGCMLNKREMMYRISYAKGKEIPIVNYGLLIAYVQGILPRAIEMFPSAKLIYDEDQQY, from the coding sequence ATGAATACGACGCCAAATGCATCGAGATTGCATATATCAATATTTGGCAGAAGAAACGCAGGAAAATCAAGCATAATAAATGCACTTACTAATCAAAACATCGCTATTGTCTCCGATGTAGCAGGTACTACAACAGACCCTGTGCAGAAAGCGATGGAGATACTGCCGATAGGCCCTGTAGTGATAACAGATACTGCAGGACTTGACGATACAGGGGAGCTGGGAGAACTAAGGGTCAAAAAAACGTATGAAGTGCTAAACAGGACGGATCTTGCTTTGCTTGTGATAGATGGCATGGTGGGGCCGTCAGAGTTTGAGGAGGAAATTTTAGATAAGATCAGAGAGAAAAATATTCCGGTTGTAGGTGTTTTAAACAAGGCGGATTTAGCTCAATTTCATTTCAATCAAAAAGCTGATTGGGAAAAGAAGTTGAAATTAGAGCTTGTTGAGACGTCTGCCAATAATGGTTATGGCATAGAAGAGCTTAAAAGGCAAATAATAAAAAAGGCTCCATACGATGATAAAGAGCTTTCTTTGGTGTCTGATCTGATAAATCCTGGTGATTTCGTGGTGCTGGTAGTGCCGATAGATAAGGCTGCACCTAAGGGAAGGCTTATACTGCCGCAGCAACAGGTGATAAGAGATGTGATTGAAAGTGATGCTATCGCTATTGTCACAAAGGAATACGAGCTGAAAGAGACGTTGGAGAATTTAGGGAAGAAACCGGCATTAGTTATCACTGATTCGCAGGTTTTCTCAAAAGTAAGTGCAGATACACCTCGGGACATACCTTTAACATCTTTTTCGATTCTTTTTGCAAGGTACAAAGGCGACCTTGACGAATTGACAAAAGGGCTTAAAGTATTAGAAAGACTTAAACCCGGTGACAAGGTTCTTATAGCCGAAGGATGTACACACCACAGGCAATCTGATGATATAGGGAAAGTAAAAATACCCAGGTGGATACGCCAAATTGTAGGCGGTGATATTCAATTTGATTTTTCCAGTGGAATGACGTTTCCAGACAATCTTGACCAGTACAAGCTTATTGTTCATTGCGGTGGGTGTATGCTTAACAAGAGAGAAATGATGTACAGAATATCCTATGCAAAAGGCAAAGAAATTCCGATTGTAAATTATGGGCTTTTAATTGCATACGTGCAAGGGATTTTGCCGCGGGCAATTGAGATGTTTCCGTCTGCGAAGCTTATATATGACGAGGACCAGCAATATTGA
- a CDS encoding Nramp family divalent metal transporter, translated as MKDLNSVAVADFAETNKKASGNLIVKKIADFLKYLGPAFVVSVAYIDPGNFATNITGGAKYNYSLLWVILWSNMIAIFLQYLSAKLGIATEKNLSQMCGAVFSKKINVLLFVVSEIAAIATTMAEFLGGAVGIYLLFKIPLAYAGVITGIVTLFITHLQRFGQKAVESVIEILIGVICLAYGFEMFLAKPEWLKVGLSTLTPTIANRDALYIAVGMLGATVMPHVIFLHSQLVQSRNKGLSLKEKRHHLWMERLDIVIAMNIAFIVNAAMVIVSAAVFFKNGIYVDSIEDAHKSLEPLLGSFSGIAFALALLSSGFSSSAVGTMAGETVMDGFLNKTFPPLLKRLITIIPSMAVLFLGVNPMNALILSQVVLSFALPFAIIPLLLITSKREYMGEFVNNLAVTIVGWGISIFIILLNGILLYTTFQGML; from the coding sequence ATGAAAGATTTAAATAGTGTGGCTGTGGCAGATTTCGCTGAAACAAACAAAAAAGCCTCAGGAAACCTGATTGTAAAGAAGATTGCTGATTTTTTAAAGTACTTAGGTCCAGCATTTGTAGTAAGCGTTGCTTATATAGATCCTGGCAATTTTGCCACAAATATAACTGGAGGTGCTAAGTACAATTACAGCCTTTTGTGGGTCATCTTGTGGAGCAATATGATTGCAATCTTTCTCCAGTATTTATCGGCTAAATTGGGTATAGCTACTGAAAAAAATTTGTCCCAAATGTGTGGAGCTGTATTTTCAAAAAAGATTAATGTATTGCTTTTTGTCGTATCTGAGATTGCAGCTATTGCAACCACGATGGCAGAATTTTTAGGTGGTGCTGTAGGAATATACCTTCTTTTTAAGATTCCATTGGCCTATGCAGGTGTCATAACTGGAATTGTGACACTTTTCATAACGCATCTACAGAGATTTGGGCAGAAAGCGGTGGAGTCAGTCATTGAAATATTAATAGGTGTAATATGCTTAGCATACGGATTCGAAATGTTTTTAGCAAAGCCAGAATGGCTGAAGGTTGGACTCAGCACTTTGACTCCAACGATTGCAAATAGAGATGCTTTGTATATAGCAGTTGGTATGCTGGGCGCTACAGTAATGCCGCATGTCATATTTTTGCATTCTCAATTAGTTCAAAGTAGAAACAAGGGTTTAAGCTTAAAAGAGAAAAGGCACCATTTATGGATGGAAAGGCTGGACATTGTGATAGCCATGAATATCGCTTTTATTGTCAATGCAGCTATGGTAATTGTGTCAGCGGCAGTTTTCTTTAAAAATGGTATTTATGTTGATTCTATAGAAGATGCTCATAAATCATTAGAACCTCTTTTGGGTTCTTTTTCAGGTATAGCTTTTGCATTGGCCCTTTTATCATCGGGATTTTCGTCGTCTGCAGTTGGGACTATGGCAGGTGAGACGGTTATGGATGGATTTTTAAATAAAACTTTTCCACCGCTTTTAAAAAGGCTTATTACGATAATACCGTCAATGGCAGTCCTTTTCTTGGGTGTAAATCCAATGAATGCTCTTATTTTAAGCCAAGTCGTTTTAAGCTTTGCTCTTCCATTTGCTATAATACCACTGCTTTTAATAACTTCTAAAAGAGAATACATGGGTGAATTTGTAAACAATTTGGCTGTTACAATTGTAGGATGGGGAATTTCGATTTTTATAATACTTTTAAACGGAATACTTTTGTATACAACCTTTCAAGGAATGTTGTGA
- a CDS encoding MFS transporter, whose translation MNSFYIFLDKLTDSVFPALRHRNFRLFWFGQMISLIGTWMQNIGQDWLVLKLTNSAFLLGVVSALQFLPMLFLSLFAGVVIDRFPKRKILIFTQTSLLVTALALATLTALNIINYWEILVLATIVGFINTIDNPARQSFIIDLVGKEDLMNAISLNSSIFNAARIIGPGIAGVLIGLLGYALCFYLNALSFIAVITGLILIDVKVSKSRAMLKKEDVISDIKEGLLYIKNTPIIFATILMMAVLSTFAINFNVLVPVFAKNILNQNSTGYGFLMSSMGVGALIGALILASLSKKGAKPFYLILGGVGLCVFQILIGFQSYYWLTTILLALSGFSMITFSASANTTVQLNSSNRFRGRVMSVYSLVFGGVTPIGALYAGSLAEKVGAHMTFIISGIIGIAYILYVVLFKYKKSFSLDIVEDE comes from the coding sequence TTGAACTCATTCTATATTTTTCTTGATAAACTGACTGACAGTGTTTTTCCTGCATTAAGGCATAGAAATTTCAGATTGTTTTGGTTTGGACAAATGATATCCCTCATAGGCACATGGATGCAAAATATTGGTCAAGATTGGCTAGTCCTTAAACTGACCAATTCTGCATTCTTGTTGGGTGTTGTAAGCGCCCTTCAATTTCTGCCTATGCTTTTTTTATCTCTGTTTGCTGGTGTCGTAATAGATAGGTTTCCAAAGAGAAAGATCCTTATATTTACTCAGACAAGCCTGCTGGTGACAGCTTTGGCTCTTGCAACGCTAACTGCATTAAACATAATAAACTACTGGGAAATACTCGTTTTAGCAACCATCGTCGGTTTCATAAACACCATCGACAATCCTGCAAGGCAATCATTTATAATCGATTTAGTTGGCAAAGAAGACTTGATGAATGCAATATCACTTAATTCTTCCATATTCAATGCAGCCAGAATCATAGGACCTGGCATAGCAGGCGTACTTATAGGCCTTTTAGGTTATGCACTGTGCTTTTACCTCAACGCATTAAGCTTTATTGCAGTAATCACTGGTTTAATCCTTATTGATGTGAAAGTAAGCAAATCAAGAGCAATGTTAAAAAAGGAAGATGTGATATCAGATATAAAAGAAGGGCTTCTCTACATCAAAAATACTCCGATAATATTCGCTACTATACTTATGATGGCGGTTTTAAGCACGTTCGCCATAAATTTCAATGTTTTAGTGCCTGTGTTTGCAAAAAACATCTTAAATCAAAATTCCACGGGATACGGCTTTCTCATGTCATCTATGGGCGTTGGCGCATTAATAGGTGCTCTAATACTGGCATCATTAAGCAAGAAAGGTGCGAAACCTTTCTATCTCATATTAGGTGGAGTGGGATTGTGTGTCTTCCAAATCTTAATCGGTTTTCAAAGCTACTATTGGCTTACAACGATTCTCCTCGCTTTATCTGGATTTTCTATGATTACTTTCTCTGCATCGGCAAACACCACCGTACAGCTTAACTCCAGCAACAGATTTAGAGGGAGAGTCATGAGCGTATACTCTTTAGTGTTTGGAGGCGTCACGCCTATAGGTGCCCTTTACGCAGGAAGTCTTGCCGAAAAAGTTGGCGCACACATGACATTTATAATAAGTGGTATTATAGGCATCGCATATATACTGTATGTAGTATTATTCAAGTACAAAAAGAGCTTTTCTTTAGACATTGTAGAAGACGAGTAA
- a CDS encoding desulfoferrodoxin, protein MANLFGVYKCKECGNVVEVLNAGDGTLTCCEKPMEEQIVNTVDASKEKHVPVILKDGDTVTVKVGSVEHPMEEKHYIEWISILADGIYMRKMLKPGDKPEATFKTDAAKIQAWAYCNLHGLWTAEI, encoded by the coding sequence ATGGCAAATTTATTTGGAGTTTACAAATGCAAGGAGTGCGGAAATGTTGTAGAAGTTTTAAACGCTGGTGATGGAACATTGACATGCTGTGAAAAACCAATGGAAGAGCAAATAGTAAATACAGTTGATGCCAGCAAAGAAAAACACGTTCCTGTGATATTAAAAGACGGTGACACAGTAACAGTAAAAGTTGGCAGCGTAGAACATCCTATGGAGGAAAAACACTACATAGAGTGGATTTCAATTTTAGCCGACGGAATTTACATGAGGAAGATGTTAAAACCAGGAGATAAACCTGAAGCAACATTCAAGACAGATGCAGCAAAGATTCAAGCTTGGGCATATTGCAATTTGCACGGCTTGTGGACTGCAGAGATTTAA
- a CDS encoding tetratricopeptide repeat protein — MDVVKLGKKIRDERKKLLLKQGDISGDEFSKGYISLIEKGKINPSLKALDFIAKKLNKPLVYFLDDDYKDKAELIDEINTYKKVLKLVIEGRKSLDSGNLADAISYYQKALELNVDEYTLNIISFYLGRTYTKIEDYKSALDSFNRCLTYFSQNSLHEILVEIYYNIGLCHEKLQNPDAALTFYLKAIDEFEKSSIINYELKCKMLYSIGDLYNKLGELIKSRDYYLNCLNYATMTNTVNYIAKCNNGLGLINYKLKEYNDALNYIRKSLVISKALNIKGDIASEYNLLGFVYTDLRKYNIAKRYFLKSYSMYKDLGNKTGMACNLTELGRIEFYLENYDKALEHINSSMNILKELNAEEEIGRLYTLLGTIHLKLKDFKQSASELNKSLEILKKLGLKRELSDAYKALGNLYISIGKPDLASENFNKSIELLCDYYK; from the coding sequence ATGGATGTAGTTAAATTAGGGAAGAAAATCAGAGATGAAAGAAAAAAACTCCTTTTAAAACAGGGTGATATTTCGGGTGATGAATTTTCAAAAGGCTATATAAGTTTGATAGAAAAGGGGAAGATAAATCCTTCGCTAAAGGCTTTAGATTTTATTGCAAAGAAATTGAACAAACCGCTGGTGTACTTTCTTGATGACGATTACAAAGACAAAGCAGAACTTATAGATGAGATAAATACTTACAAAAAAGTATTGAAATTAGTGATAGAAGGAAGAAAGTCGCTTGACAGTGGAAATTTAGCCGATGCCATATCTTATTATCAAAAAGCTTTAGAGCTTAATGTAGATGAATACACTTTAAATATAATAAGCTTTTATTTAGGCAGGACGTACACAAAAATTGAAGATTACAAGTCTGCTTTAGATTCATTCAATAGGTGTTTGACTTACTTTTCTCAAAATTCTTTACACGAAATTCTCGTTGAAATATACTACAACATAGGTTTGTGTCATGAAAAATTGCAAAATCCTGATGCTGCGCTGACTTTTTATTTGAAAGCTATCGACGAATTCGAAAAAAGCAGTATAATTAATTATGAACTTAAATGTAAGATGCTTTATAGCATCGGCGATCTTTACAATAAGCTAGGAGAACTCATAAAATCGAGGGATTACTATTTAAATTGTTTAAACTATGCCACGATGACAAACACTGTTAACTACATTGCAAAGTGCAACAATGGTCTTGGACTTATAAATTACAAATTAAAAGAATACAACGATGCACTAAATTACATAAGAAAGTCTTTAGTAATAAGTAAGGCATTAAACATAAAAGGCGACATTGCCAGCGAATACAACTTATTGGGATTTGTCTATACAGATCTTAGGAAATACAATATAGCAAAAAGATATTTCCTCAAAAGCTACTCTATGTACAAAGATTTAGGCAACAAAACAGGCATGGCATGTAATCTGACTGAATTAGGCAGAATAGAATTTTACTTAGAAAATTATGATAAAGCTCTTGAACACATAAATTCATCTATGAATATATTGAAAGAGTTAAATGCGGAAGAAGAGATTGGCAGGTTGTACACTTTGCTGGGCACTATACATTTAAAACTTAAGGATTTTAAACAATCTGCATCAGAACTGAATAAATCATTGGAAATATTAAAAAAGCTGGGGCTTAAAAGGGAACTTTCAGATGCTTACAAAGCTTTAGGCAACCTGTATATATCGATTGGCAAGCCTGATTTAGCCAGTGAAAATTTCAATAAATCCATTGAACTTTTATGTGACTATTACAAATAG
- a CDS encoding iron dependent repressor, metal binding and dimerization domain protein, with product MQDKFRTFSEYMKKENNSLTASMEDYLEMICRLSAKSGYVRLHELADALNVQPPSATKMVQKLSELNLIDYEKYGIITLSNEGKSIGEALIKRHNTILELLKTLGIAENNLLEETEKIEHTVSTETLHCFLRFMDFLEQNNDIKEKLTQYMKSKRD from the coding sequence TTGCAGGATAAATTTCGCACTTTTAGCGAATACATGAAAAAAGAGAATAACTCATTGACAGCGTCTATGGAAGACTATCTTGAAATGATATGTAGATTATCAGCCAAATCAGGCTATGTAAGGCTGCATGAATTGGCAGATGCATTGAATGTCCAGCCACCATCCGCCACAAAGATGGTTCAAAAGCTTTCTGAGCTTAATCTCATAGACTATGAAAAGTACGGCATCATAACTTTAAGCAATGAAGGCAAATCAATCGGAGAAGCTCTTATAAAAAGGCATAATACAATCTTAGAACTTCTAAAAACACTTGGAATAGCAGAAAATAATCTTCTTGAAGAAACAGAAAAAATAGAACACACTGTAAGTACAGAAACACTCCATTGTTTCTTACGTTTTATGGACTTTTTAGAACAAAATAATGACATTAAAGAAAAATTAACTCAGTACATGAAATCAAAAAGAGATTAA
- a CDS encoding HU family DNA-binding protein, with protein MNKADLVTKIAEKSELTKKDAEKALNAFVDAVQEALKQGDKVQLVGFGTFEVRERAERKGRNPQTKEEITIPASKAPVFKAGKALKDLVNA; from the coding sequence GTGAATAAGGCAGATCTTGTTACTAAGATTGCAGAAAAAAGTGAGTTAACAAAAAAGGATGCAGAAAAGGCATTAAATGCATTTGTTGATGCAGTTCAAGAAGCTTTAAAACAAGGAGACAAAGTTCAATTAGTAGGTTTTGGAACATTCGAAGTAAGGGAAAGAGCAGAAAGAAAGGGCAGAAATCCACAGACAAAAGAGGAAATTACGATTCCTGCTTCAAAAGCACCAGTATTTAAAGCAGGAAAGGCATTAAAAGATTTAGTAAATGCATAA
- a CDS encoding aspartate ammonia-lyase: MSYRIEHDILGYMEVPNDAYYGIHSLRAHENFNLSGQPIHRELIIALAQVKKAAAIANRNIKLLDKKIADAIIIACDEIIEGKFHDQFIVDALQGGAGTSANMNMNEVIANRAIELLGGEKGNYDLVSPVDHVNLSQSTNDVFPTAVRIAAIKLLKPLSESFANLQVALQEKEDEFKDVIKMGRTELQDAVPVMLGQEFGAYAQAIARDRWRIYKVEERLRQVNIGGTAVGTGLNADIRYIYSVIEILRDITGIGLARAEYMMDPTQNNDVFVEVSGMLKAAATNLIKISNDIRLMSSGPRCGLMEITIPEVQAGSSIMPGKINPVIPEAVKQAAYQVLSCDYAITLGAQSGEFELNFTLPLIAYNLFNEIDLLKNAVDMFIYKCIKGIEANRHHLEEMVENSLSYAIVLSPHLGYEKASMIAKEAKEKGKTIREVAKKYFKEEQLDAILNEYEMTKPGIPGLKRLRGENR; the protein is encoded by the coding sequence ATGAGCTACAGGATAGAACACGATATTTTAGGATATATGGAAGTGCCTAATGATGCTTATTATGGCATTCACAGTTTAAGAGCTCATGAAAATTTCAATTTGTCAGGTCAACCAATTCATAGAGAGCTTATAATAGCACTGGCACAAGTAAAAAAGGCGGCTGCTATAGCCAATAGAAACATAAAATTGCTTGATAAAAAAATTGCAGATGCTATAATTATTGCATGTGATGAAATAATCGAAGGTAAATTTCACGACCAATTCATTGTTGATGCACTTCAGGGTGGAGCAGGTACATCTGCAAATATGAATATGAATGAAGTCATAGCAAATAGGGCGATAGAGCTGCTTGGCGGCGAAAAAGGAAATTATGATTTAGTAAGTCCTGTTGATCATGTAAACTTAAGCCAATCCACAAACGATGTTTTTCCTACTGCTGTAAGAATAGCAGCTATTAAACTTTTAAAGCCTTTAAGTGAGAGTTTTGCTAATCTACAAGTAGCACTTCAAGAAAAGGAAGACGAGTTTAAAGACGTAATTAAGATGGGTAGGACGGAACTGCAGGATGCTGTGCCTGTGATGCTGGGTCAGGAGTTTGGAGCATATGCACAGGCAATCGCAAGGGATAGGTGGAGGATATACAAGGTGGAGGAAAGGCTAAGGCAGGTGAATATAGGTGGGACTGCTGTCGGCACAGGGTTAAATGCTGACATAAGGTATATCTACAGCGTCATTGAGATTTTAAGAGACATAACAGGAATTGGACTTGCCAGAGCTGAGTACATGATGGATCCTACTCAAAATAACGATGTTTTTGTGGAAGTATCAGGTATGTTGAAAGCTGCAGCTACAAATCTTATCAAGATATCTAATGATATTAGGCTTATGTCATCAGGTCCAAGATGTGGACTTATGGAGATAACCATACCGGAAGTACAAGCTGGTTCGTCTATAATGCCGGGCAAGATAAATCCAGTAATACCTGAGGCAGTAAAACAGGCAGCATATCAAGTATTGTCCTGCGATTATGCTATAACATTAGGAGCGCAATCTGGGGAATTTGAGCTTAATTTCACATTGCCGCTTATTGCCTATAATCTTTTCAATGAGATTGATCTTCTTAAAAATGCAGTAGACATGTTTATATATAAATGTATAAAAGGCATAGAGGCTAATCGGCATCACCTTGAAGAAATGGTGGAAAACAGCCTATCTTATGCGATTGTTTTAAGCCCTCATTTGGGATACGAAAAAGCATCTATGATAGCAAAAGAAGCTAAAGAGAAAGGAAAGACGATAAGAGAAGTTGCTAAAAAATATTTTAAAGAAGAACAGCTTGATGCCATACTTAATGAATACGAAATGACAAAACCAGGCATACCTGGTTTAAAAAGATTGAGAGGGGAAAATAGATGA